From the genome of Naumannella halotolerans, one region includes:
- a CDS encoding ArsR/SmtB family transcription factor codes for MNKPTVFRIDPAATAVYAHLFGALSDPTRLTIVQHLTLGGHRVRDLVEHLGLAQSTISAHLAFLKDCGLVTSRPAGRATMYRLSNSEDLQALFGSAERILSPTGARLQLCSHLQSSDVAENRASGRHTASGRTASGHADQLDSDLLDAADLGTGERNPEGFGSSLENA; via the coding sequence ATGAATAAGCCGACGGTGTTCCGCATTGATCCTGCCGCGACGGCGGTGTATGCCCACCTCTTCGGCGCACTCTCCGACCCCACCAGGTTGACCATCGTGCAACACCTGACCCTGGGTGGGCACCGCGTACGGGATCTGGTCGAACACCTCGGCCTGGCCCAGTCGACCATCAGCGCCCACCTGGCGTTCCTGAAGGACTGCGGCCTGGTCACCAGCCGACCTGCCGGGCGGGCGACCATGTACCGACTGAGCAACAGCGAGGATCTGCAGGCATTGTTCGGTTCCGCCGAGCGGATCCTGTCCCCCACCGGCGCCCGGCTGCAGTTGTGCAGCCACCTGCAGTCGAGCGACGTCGCCGAGAATCGGGCGTCGGGCCGCCACACCGCATCGGGCCGCACCGCGTCGGGCCACGCCGATCAGCTCGACAGCGACCTACTCGACGCCGCGGACCTCGGCACCGGTGAGCGCAACCCGGAGGGGTTCGGCAGCAGTTTGGAGAATGCCTGA
- a CDS encoding NAD-dependent succinate-semialdehyde dehydrogenase: MSDYAVINPATGETVAEYPTITDSELADAIAGAAAAQKEWARTPVAERAKVIARVAELHTERRDELAAIIVEEMGKPLEQALGEVDFCVAIHEYYAENGPEFLADEPVKLLEGEGSAIIRQAPFGVLLGIMPWNFPYYQVARFAGPNLVAGNAILLKHAPQCPKSATALQEIFDDAGLPAGVYTNIFATNDQIAEVIADPRVEAVSVTGSARAGAAVAEVAGRNLKKVVLELGGSDPFILLSTDDLDAAVEAGMAARLDNSGQACNAAKRFIVAEDLYDDFAAKFTEKFTAVTPGDPTSPETELGPLSSAAATQRLQEQVDRAVDQGAQISGDGRAQGNFFPPTVLTGVTPEQDAYTEEFFGPVAMLFKVSSEEEAVALANDTPYGLGSYVFTTDDAQALRVADALAAGMVFVNAVGAEGAELIFGGIKRSGFGRELGRYGIGEFVNRKLIRVVPA, from the coding sequence ATGTCCGACTACGCAGTGATCAACCCGGCAACCGGCGAGACCGTCGCCGAGTATCCGACCATCACCGACAGCGAGCTCGCCGACGCCATTGCCGGCGCTGCCGCCGCGCAGAAGGAGTGGGCGAGAACGCCGGTGGCCGAGCGCGCCAAGGTGATCGCCCGGGTCGCCGAGTTGCACACCGAGCGACGCGACGAGCTGGCGGCGATCATCGTCGAGGAGATGGGCAAACCGCTCGAGCAGGCGCTCGGGGAGGTCGACTTCTGCGTGGCGATCCATGAGTACTACGCCGAGAACGGACCGGAGTTCCTGGCCGACGAGCCGGTGAAGCTGCTGGAGGGTGAGGGTTCGGCCATCATCCGCCAAGCTCCTTTCGGCGTCCTGCTGGGGATCATGCCGTGGAACTTCCCGTACTACCAGGTCGCCCGTTTCGCCGGGCCCAACCTGGTGGCCGGTAATGCGATCCTGCTCAAGCACGCACCGCAGTGCCCGAAATCGGCGACGGCGCTGCAGGAGATCTTCGACGACGCCGGCCTTCCCGCCGGGGTCTACACCAACATCTTCGCCACCAATGACCAGATCGCGGAGGTGATCGCCGATCCTCGGGTGGAGGCGGTCTCGGTGACCGGATCGGCCCGGGCGGGAGCCGCCGTGGCCGAGGTCGCCGGCCGCAATCTGAAGAAGGTGGTGCTGGAACTGGGCGGTTCGGATCCGTTCATCCTGCTCTCGACCGACGATCTCGATGCCGCGGTCGAGGCGGGTATGGCCGCACGTCTGGACAACAGCGGCCAGGCCTGCAATGCCGCCAAGCGGTTCATCGTCGCCGAGGACCTCTACGACGACTTCGCCGCGAAGTTCACCGAGAAGTTCACCGCGGTCACCCCGGGCGATCCGACCTCCCCGGAGACCGAGCTCGGCCCGCTGTCGTCGGCCGCAGCGACCCAGCGCCTGCAGGAGCAGGTCGACCGGGCGGTCGACCAGGGCGCACAGATCAGTGGTGACGGCAGGGCCCAGGGGAACTTCTTCCCGCCGACGGTGCTGACCGGCGTGACACCGGAGCAGGATGCCTACACCGAGGAGTTCTTCGGGCCGGTGGCGATGCTGTTCAAGGTGTCGTCGGAGGAGGAGGCGGTTGCTCTGGCCAATGACACCCCCTATGGCCTGGGCTCCTATGTCTTCACCACCGACGATGCCCAGGCACTGCGGGTGGCCGATGCGCTGGCCGCCGGGATGGTCTTCGTCAATGCCGTCGGCGCCGAGGGTGCGGAGTTGATCTTCGGCGGGATCAAGCGTTCCGGTTTCGGCCGGGAGCTGGGTCGCTACGGCATCGGGGAGTTCGTCAACCGGAAGTTGATCCGGGTGGTTCCTGCCTGA
- a CDS encoding SGNH/GDSL hydrolase family protein — translation MDREQATDEVIRYAAIGDSFTEGIGDEGPEGPVGWADRVAARLADDHDLLYANFAVRGRRLDAVIDEQVPAALSLDPPPTMITFCAGGNDLLRPRFTPEQAAARVEEVVVRFRRAGVQVVLVSSADPSGGLPMGRLVRARGDHYARLIGDLAARQRVKFVDISHDLETARAQYWSADRLHLNSDGHRRVAALVLRGLGIDPDVEPSVAAPRRRGSTLSFTRRHFAPWVWRRVRGRSSGDGRQGKRVQWSRPGAVLGPRESSV, via the coding sequence GTGGATCGGGAGCAGGCTACGGACGAGGTCATTCGGTACGCCGCGATCGGCGACAGCTTCACCGAGGGGATCGGTGACGAGGGACCCGAGGGGCCGGTCGGCTGGGCCGACCGGGTGGCCGCCCGATTGGCCGATGACCATGACCTGCTCTACGCCAACTTCGCGGTCCGGGGCCGCCGCCTGGATGCGGTGATCGATGAGCAGGTGCCGGCCGCGCTCTCCTTGGACCCGCCGCCGACCATGATCACCTTCTGTGCCGGCGGCAATGACCTGCTGCGCCCACGGTTCACCCCTGAGCAGGCGGCAGCCCGGGTGGAGGAGGTCGTGGTGAGGTTCCGCCGAGCGGGTGTGCAGGTGGTCCTGGTGAGCAGCGCCGACCCCTCGGGCGGACTGCCGATGGGCCGCCTGGTACGGGCCCGCGGTGATCACTACGCGCGGCTGATCGGTGACCTCGCCGCCCGGCAGCGGGTGAAGTTCGTCGACATCTCCCACGACCTCGAGACCGCGCGGGCGCAGTACTGGTCGGCGGATCGGTTGCACCTGAACAGCGACGGGCACCGGCGGGTTGCCGCACTCGTCCTGCGCGGACTCGGGATCGACCCCGATGTCGAGCCGTCGGTGGCAGCACCTCGGCGCCGCGGAAGCACCCTCAGTTTCACCCGCCGACACTTCGCGCCCTGGGTGTGGCGGCGGGTCCGGGGTCGGTCGTCCGGTGACGGCCGGCAGGGCAAGCGGGTGCAGTGGAGCCGTCCGGGCGCCGTCCTCGGGCCGAGGGAGTCCTCGGTCTGA
- a CDS encoding DUF4191 domain-containing protein has product MNEAKQRAKELENQQKAARKAAKERRRKSNNPADMGTFRQIKEAYKVTKEYQPALPWMLLGAFVLPIVIGLLIGWFVDQMLWLGLLGLFVGLPLAMFVLVNQTKKATFKRYAGQTGSAEVALSMLPKKKWLSTPAIAANRQMDAVHRTVGPAGIVLIGEGEPGRVRQLLASEAKKHQKIAYEVPVTTVVMGEREGLVPLDKLADHIKKLPKKLQSHEVAEVRSRLKALDSIRPKLPMPKGPVPTSMKGMRQGMRGR; this is encoded by the coding sequence GTGAACGAGGCCAAGCAGCGCGCCAAAGAGCTGGAGAACCAGCAGAAGGCGGCTCGCAAGGCCGCGAAGGAGCGCCGCCGGAAGTCGAACAACCCTGCCGACATGGGCACGTTCCGGCAGATCAAGGAGGCCTACAAGGTCACCAAGGAGTACCAGCCGGCGCTGCCCTGGATGCTGCTCGGGGCCTTTGTACTGCCGATCGTGATCGGTCTGCTGATCGGCTGGTTCGTCGACCAGATGCTGTGGCTGGGCCTGCTCGGGCTGTTCGTCGGTCTGCCGCTGGCGATGTTCGTCCTGGTCAACCAGACCAAGAAGGCCACCTTCAAGCGCTATGCCGGGCAGACCGGTTCGGCCGAGGTCGCGTTGTCGATGCTGCCCAAGAAGAAGTGGCTGTCCACCCCGGCGATCGCCGCCAACAGGCAGATGGATGCGGTGCACCGTACCGTCGGACCGGCCGGAATCGTGCTGATCGGTGAGGGCGAACCGGGACGGGTACGGCAGTTGCTGGCCAGCGAGGCGAAGAAGCACCAGAAGATCGCCTACGAGGTGCCGGTGACCACCGTCGTGATGGGTGAGCGCGAAGGCCTGGTGCCGCTGGACAAGCTGGCCGATCACATCAAGAAGCTGCCGAAGAAGCTGCAGTCGCACGAGGTCGCCGAGGTCCGCTCGCGGTTGAAGGCCCTGGACAGCATCCGACCCAAGCTGCCGATGCCGAAGGGTCCCGTACCCACGTCGATGAAGGGTATGCGCCAGGGAATGCGCGGCCGCTGA
- the lipA gene encoding lipoyl synthase, translating to MGRTHRFGKPGRLPSVTTLPQGRKLLRLEVRNSQVPIEKKPSWIKTTAKMGPEYRELTNLVKDEDLHTVCQSAGCPNIFECWEDREATFLIGGDQCTRRCDFCQIDTGKPADFDSGEPVRVAESVQKMGLRYATVTGVCRDDLPDEGAWLYAETIRKIHELNPGVGVEMLAPDFSGNRDYLTQIFETRPEVFAHNVETVPRIFKRIRPGFRYERSLDVLRWSREFGLVTKTNLILGMGETRQEVTEALQDLHAAGAEIITITQYLRPSPRHHPIERWVEPQEFDEMAAEATEIGYSGVMSGPLVRSSYRAGRLYRQAMDSRTD from the coding sequence ATGGGCCGGACACATCGCTTCGGCAAGCCCGGTAGACTTCCTTCGGTGACGACCCTCCCGCAAGGACGCAAGCTGCTCCGCCTCGAAGTGCGGAACTCCCAGGTCCCCATCGAGAAGAAACCGTCGTGGATCAAGACCACCGCGAAGATGGGTCCGGAGTACCGCGAGCTCACCAACCTGGTGAAGGACGAGGACCTGCACACGGTCTGCCAGTCCGCCGGTTGCCCGAACATCTTCGAGTGTTGGGAGGATCGCGAGGCGACCTTCCTGATCGGCGGGGACCAGTGCACCCGGCGCTGCGACTTCTGCCAGATCGACACCGGCAAACCGGCCGACTTCGACTCCGGGGAACCGGTACGGGTGGCCGAGTCGGTGCAGAAGATGGGACTGCGCTACGCCACGGTGACCGGCGTCTGCCGTGACGACCTGCCCGACGAGGGTGCATGGCTCTACGCCGAGACCATCCGGAAGATCCACGAACTCAACCCCGGTGTGGGGGTGGAGATGCTCGCCCCCGACTTCTCCGGCAACCGGGACTACCTGACCCAGATCTTCGAGACCCGGCCGGAGGTCTTCGCCCACAATGTGGAGACCGTCCCCCGGATCTTCAAGCGGATCCGGCCCGGTTTCCGCTACGAGCGTTCGCTGGACGTGCTGCGCTGGAGCCGCGAGTTCGGCCTGGTCACCAAGACCAACCTGATCCTGGGCATGGGTGAGACCCGCCAGGAGGTCACCGAGGCACTGCAGGATCTGCACGCCGCCGGGGCCGAGATCATCACCATCACCCAGTACCTGCGCCCCTCCCCGCGCCACCACCCGATCGAGCGTTGGGTGGAGCCCCAGGAGTTCGACGAGATGGCTGCCGAGGCCACCGAGATCGGCTACTCCGGGGTGATGAGCGGCCCGCTGGTGCGTTCGTCGTACCGGGCCGGTCGGCTGTACCGTCAGGCGATGGATTCCCGCACCGACTGA
- the lipB gene encoding lipoyl(octanoyl) transferase LipB, which translates to MTLEFPDLGIERGELTDYQSAWQLQREIHAQVAAGERGPTVLLVQHPSVYTAGKRTQPQDLPFDGTPVIDVDRGGKITWHGPGQLVAYPIVRLNESVRVVDYVRRLEQAMLDTLADLDLDATRVEGRSGVWILGDGIGPDRKLGQVGIRVAANTTMHGLAINVDPDMRWFANMIPCGISDAAVTSIGQELRRPVEVAEVAPLLTTHLRTALAFAEHDPAGAVRTDTAHAVG; encoded by the coding sequence ATGACACTGGAGTTTCCCGATCTGGGCATCGAGCGCGGTGAACTGACCGACTACCAGTCGGCCTGGCAACTCCAACGCGAGATCCACGCCCAGGTCGCCGCCGGTGAGCGGGGCCCCACGGTCCTGCTGGTACAGCATCCCTCGGTCTACACCGCCGGCAAGCGCACCCAGCCCCAGGACCTGCCGTTCGACGGTACGCCGGTGATCGACGTCGATCGCGGTGGCAAGATCACCTGGCACGGCCCGGGCCAGCTGGTCGCGTACCCGATCGTCCGGCTCAACGAATCGGTACGGGTCGTCGACTACGTCCGCCGGCTGGAGCAGGCGATGCTGGACACCCTCGCCGACCTCGACCTCGACGCCACCCGGGTGGAGGGGCGATCGGGGGTCTGGATCCTCGGTGACGGCATCGGCCCGGACCGCAAGCTCGGCCAGGTCGGCATCCGGGTCGCCGCGAACACGACCATGCACGGGTTGGCGATCAACGTCGACCCGGACATGCGATGGTTCGCGAACATGATCCCCTGCGGCATCTCCGACGCCGCGGTGACCTCGATCGGCCAGGAACTGCGGCGCCCGGTGGAGGTGGCCGAGGTGGCACCGTTGCTGACCACCCACCTGCGTACCGCCCTCGCCTTCGCCGAACACGACCCAGCCGGAGCCGTCCGGACCGACACCGCCCACGCCGTCGGCTGA
- a CDS encoding TetR/AcrR family transcriptional regulator — translation MPYHHEDLRGAFLSAAAAAITANGMDSLNLRALARDLDVTHAAARHHFGGRRGLLTALAVQGHHELTTALDEAPDLLQSGIAYVNFALSHPAHFQVMFAPQLVDADDPALQAAQNALADALIRAAEESAEFGPTSPRTPGAGQPPPDDARPRPTTEPALLAAWSLAHGLATLAVSGNLPDLAEDGGQELIRDTLDRLLRSRATD, via the coding sequence GTGCCCTATCACCACGAGGATCTGCGCGGCGCCTTCCTGAGCGCCGCAGCCGCGGCGATCACCGCCAATGGCATGGACAGCCTCAACCTGCGCGCACTCGCACGCGATCTCGACGTCACCCACGCCGCCGCCAGGCATCATTTCGGAGGCCGCCGCGGTCTGCTCACAGCGCTCGCCGTCCAGGGACACCACGAGCTCACCACCGCACTGGACGAAGCGCCGGACCTGCTGCAGAGCGGTATCGCCTACGTCAATTTCGCCCTGAGCCACCCGGCACATTTCCAGGTGATGTTCGCGCCCCAGCTGGTCGACGCCGACGACCCGGCCCTGCAGGCCGCCCAGAACGCCCTGGCCGATGCCCTGATCCGGGCAGCCGAGGAGTCCGCGGAGTTCGGCCCGACATCACCCCGTACCCCCGGGGCCGGGCAGCCCCCTCCCGATGACGCGCGCCCCCGCCCGACCACCGAACCCGCGCTGCTCGCCGCCTGGAGTCTGGCCCACGGCCTGGCCACCTTGGCGGTGAGTGGGAACCTGCCCGATCTGGCCGAGGATGGCGGGCAGGAACTGATCCGCGACACCCTCGACCGCCTGCTCCGGTCACGGGCAACCGACTGA
- a CDS encoding DUF1772 domain-containing protein, whose amino-acid sequence MIGVFATGLLGAMAIVITGFVACTEFGSYAFVHPVLRRLPEKQWLQVEQGLLGTFGKVMPIGMIISVILAIVLLVDAWGGPVLGVVMTGLATICFVVTVLCTVRVNVPINLATARIPMDRPPADWRAMRARWEVFQALRSWLMLGGFAAITVAVVSA is encoded by the coding sequence ATGATCGGGGTGTTCGCGACCGGTCTGCTCGGGGCCATGGCGATCGTGATCACCGGATTCGTGGCCTGCACCGAGTTCGGTTCCTACGCCTTCGTCCACCCGGTGCTTCGTCGGCTGCCGGAGAAGCAGTGGCTGCAGGTGGAGCAGGGTTTGCTCGGTACCTTCGGCAAGGTGATGCCGATCGGGATGATCATCTCGGTGATCCTGGCGATCGTGCTGCTGGTCGACGCCTGGGGCGGTCCGGTGCTGGGGGTGGTGATGACCGGTCTGGCCACCATCTGCTTCGTGGTCACGGTGCTCTGCACCGTACGGGTGAACGTACCGATCAATCTGGCCACCGCGCGGATCCCGATGGACCGTCCGCCGGCCGACTGGCGGGCAATGCGCGCCAGATGGGAAGTCTTCCAAGCGCTTCGTTCCTGGTTGATGCTCGGCGGCTTCGCCGCCATCACGGTGGCCGTGGTATCTGCCTGA
- a CDS encoding endonuclease/exonuclease/phosphatase family protein, with the protein MSSPSSRRRGGTVVLLLGLALAALLLGHEFLPEEAGIALAVESALPWVWVLIAILLLVALVRRSVLSVIGFVVPALVWGLMFGPSLRPQAGGEPDLLVATQNVGARLPQPTATAEELIATGADLIAVQEIDSLSGEIIVERLDQEYAYSSTVGTVGLWSDLPFEVDRDAGLESPNSRSLVADVQTDLGPVRVHVVHLPSVRPGAEERRNTALSELADDIESEDAERVIVVGDLNTATTDRRFDLLSDQLTDTRVAVGGGFGFTWPAIFPLTRPDHVLVKGLEPVSDQVLDRGTSDHRAVVAGLSSDEG; encoded by the coding sequence ATGTCCAGCCCTTCCTCGCGCCGCCGTGGTGGCACCGTCGTACTGCTCCTCGGACTGGCGCTGGCTGCGCTGTTGCTCGGACACGAGTTCCTGCCCGAGGAGGCCGGGATCGCCCTGGCCGTGGAGAGCGCATTGCCTTGGGTGTGGGTACTGATCGCGATCCTGCTGCTGGTGGCTCTGGTCCGCCGCTCGGTGCTGAGCGTGATCGGCTTCGTCGTCCCGGCTCTGGTCTGGGGCCTGATGTTCGGTCCGAGCCTGCGTCCCCAGGCGGGCGGGGAGCCGGATCTGCTGGTGGCCACCCAGAATGTCGGTGCCCGACTGCCGCAGCCGACGGCCACGGCCGAGGAACTGATCGCCACCGGTGCCGATCTGATCGCGGTGCAGGAGATCGATTCCCTGTCCGGGGAGATCATCGTCGAGCGCCTGGATCAGGAGTACGCCTACTCCTCGACAGTCGGCACCGTCGGTCTCTGGTCCGACCTGCCGTTCGAGGTGGATCGAGACGCCGGCCTGGAAAGCCCCAATTCACGTTCCCTGGTCGCCGATGTGCAGACCGACCTGGGTCCGGTACGGGTGCACGTGGTGCACCTGCCCTCGGTCCGCCCCGGTGCCGAGGAGCGGCGCAACACCGCACTGTCCGAGCTCGCCGACGACATCGAGTCCGAGGATGCCGAGCGGGTCATCGTGGTGGGTGACCTGAACACCGCGACCACCGATCGCCGCTTCGACCTGCTGTCCGATCAGCTCACCGACACCCGGGTCGCCGTCGGCGGCGGCTTCGGATTCACCTGGCCGGCGATCTTCCCCCTCACCCGGCCCGATCACGTGCTGGTGAAGGGTCTCGAACCGGTCAGCGACCAGGTTCTCGATCGCGGGACCAGTGACCACCGCGCGGTGGTCGCAGGGCTCAGCTCCGACGAGGGCTGA